The Gemmatimonadaceae bacterium nucleotide sequence GCGCCTGCAGCAGCATGCCACCGCTGGGGATTCCGGGCGTGCTGAAGCTCAGCACCACCGAGGACGCGGCTACCAGCGCGATGGACGACGCGGGGAGCACGATCCCATACAATTTCGCAATGAACAGCGCACCCACCACCCAGTACAACGCGCTGGTGAGCTTGAACACCGACACGCCAAGTGGCAGGACAAATCCGGTGGCGGTGGTGGGCAGCTTCAACACGTCGGTGGCGCCTTTCACCAACGCGGGTAGCGCGGCCAGCGAGCTGCGTGCGCCAAAGCCAACCACCTGACCGGGCAGCAGCGCCCGTGTGAACAGTGCCAACGGCACGCGACGCGTCACGCCAATGAGCACGTACAGGCCGACGGTTGAAATCAGGTGCAGTGCGATCAACACGGCCACGTAGAACCCGATGGCGCCGATGGCGGAGGCGCCAAGTTTCTGGCCCAACGCAACGGCCAGCGCAAAGATGCCCAACCAGCCGATGGCCAGGATCCAACGCACCACCACCAGCATCGCGTCGGCCATGCCCTTGAAGAACGCCACCTGTGTCGCGCGCGCCTCGGGGGCGATGCGTCCCAACGCAAACGCGTATAGCAGCGTGAACAGCACCATCGGCAGCAGCGCGCCATCCGACGCGGCGCGTACCGGATTGAGCGGAATGAGACTCAGCACCCAGCTGCGCACCGACAGCGCGTCGGCCGGCGGCAAGTCGATGTTCGCGGACTCGCGCAGGCGCGTCGTGGCGTCGGGATCGAGACTCAGCCACTGAAACAGCCACGGGGAAACCAGCGCCGAGAACACCGCGCAGACGAACAGCAGGGCCAGAAACCAGGCGAACGCGCGCGCACCGACCGCGCCAGTGTGTCTGGTATCATCCGCGCCCGCGACACCGATAATGAGCAGCGGCACCACCAGCGGGATAACGGTCATCCGCACGGCGTTGATCCAGGCCGTGCCCACCGGCTCGAGCATTGCCACGATGCGCGTCGCCATGGCCGGCGGAAGCAGATCCTGCGCCAGCAGCATGCCGAACGCGAGACCGAGGGCGAGGCCCATCGACACCTGAACGGCCTGCGATCGAAACGGCGACGTACGCGAAAGCACGCCGTTCATCGTGCGGTGCGCCGCACGGTCAGAACCCGAAACCGACAGACCACGCCACGAGCCGCTTGCCCGACGATGATGCCCCGGCGGCGTCACCGAGTCGCACGTAGTATCCCAGCTCGCCACCAATGGCGAGCGCCGGCCAGATGTGCAGCGACGCGCCAACGTACGTGCGTCGTGGCGTGGCCTTGAGCGGCGCCCCGAATGTTCGCAGCACGTTGCCGGTGACCATGATGCCGCTGCCCCACGGCGCGAAACTGGTTCCGGCGCCAAGACTCATTTGCGCGCCACCGAGACCGACCTTGGCCACCGCCAGCGTGCACACATCGGGACCGCTATTCGATTCATGCAGCAACCCTCCGCCATACGACAGTGCCCACTTGAGCGGGGCACCGTATGTGAGGCCCGCCATGCATTGCTCGAGATGCCACCCCTCGGGCTCCGCTGGTTCCCGAACGACATCGTGACGTGCGGCCAACCCGCGCGGCGCGACCGGCTGGGCGCCGAGGCGTGTCACCGCCATGACGCCCGCGATCACCACGCACGCCACTGCGGTTCCGGCACGCATCAGAACTTCATCCCGGCCGATTCGGCAAACTCGCGCATGGCCTTCTCCTGCGCTTCCGACAACGTCTCCGGCACGGTGATCGTGATTTCCACCAGGAGATCGCCTTTCCGACCTTCCTTCTCGATACCCTGCCCGGCCACGCGAAAGCGTTTGCCCGACGATGTGCCCATGGGAATGCGCAGCGCCACTTTCTTGCCGTCAAGCGTCTTCACGCTCACGCGCGACCCGAGCGTCGCCTGCGCAATATTGATGGGGACGGTCGCCACGAGGTCGAGTCCATCGCGTCGATAGAATCGATCAGATAGCACTTCGAACGTGATGACCAGGTCCCCCGCCTGTCCACCGGAGGCGCCTTTTCCCCCCTGCCCTTTCATGCGCACTTTCGTTCCGCTTTCCGCTCCCGCCGGCACCGCAATGAGCACTTTCCGTTTCACGCGCACTTCGCTAGCGCCGTTGCACGTCGGGCACCGTTCGCTGGCAATCTGACCGCGTCCCATGCACACCGGGCACGGTCGATTGACGGCAAAGCTGCCCTGGCCAAACGAGATCACCCCGCGCCCGCTGCACTCGGCGCAGGCCTTGAGCTGTGCGCCCGGCGCCGCACCAGAGCCGCGACAAGTGACGCACTCTTCGTTCACTTCGAGTTCCACCGGCACCTTTCCACCAACAGCCGCCACACGAAACGGCACTTCCACCGTCTTCTCGACGGTTTGGCCGCGCTCCGGCGTGCGCGTGCGCGAACGCGCGCCGGCCGCACCGCCCCCAAACATCGACGAGAACAAATCGCCCAGCCCACCAATGCCGCCTACATCGAACTCACTGAACGTTCCGGCACCTGACTGTCCCGGGCCAGTCGTGCCGAATCCGGACGGGCGCGATGACGACGGTCGCGAGCCCATGCCGCTGAAGGCGCCCAGACGTCGCATGTCGTCGTACTGCTTTCGCTGCTCGACATCACCCAGCACGTTGTACGCCTCGGAAATTTCCTTGAAGCGCTCCGTCGCCTTCGGATCGTTCTGATTGGCGTCCGGATGGTACTTCTTGGCCAGCCGGCGATACTGTTTCTTGATCTCATCGGCCGTCGCAGACGACGCGACGCCGAGGACCGCGTAGAAGTCCTTGCTGTTCGCCATCAGGACATGAGGGGCGCGGTGCCTGTCCACTGCTTCACAACGACGCGTGCCGGACGCAGCACGTGGCCGTTGATGATGTAGCCCACCTGGAATGTGGCCGCGACCACCCCATCTTCATCCGCCGTGAATGCCGGCGCGGTGCTCACCGCCTCATGCTGCGCGGGATCAAACGGGTGCCCGGTGGGATCGATGGTTTCAAAGCCATGCCCGGAGAGCGACTTGAACAACTTCCTCTCGACCATCAGGACCCCATCGACCACCGTTTTCGCATCCACGGTCGCGGGATCGACGTGGGCAAAGCGCGTGATGTCGTCGATGGCATCGAGGATGCCGCGTACCAGTTCACCCTGGGCGCGCCATCCGGACTCCTGACGCTCCTTCACCGCGCGTCGACGGAAATTGTCGTACTCCGCGGCCAGCCGTAGATAGCGGTCGTTGAGCGTCTGGATTTCACGCTGTTCAGGAGAAACGATCGCATCGCCGTCTACTGCGGCCGCGCCTTGAGCAGACTGAGCATCGGACTGGTCGTCCGTCATGGAATCCGTGGGATCGGTCATGGTTTGTGAGTGTCACCTGGCCATCACGCCGGTCGTGAAATCGCCCGGGAAGGCGGTCTGCACCGTACGCGTCGGGAACCTGAAAGTTTAGGAAGTCTAGCCGTTTTGCGGAACGATAAGGTCAGGCGCGGACGGTCCACCCTTCGGAGGCGGCGTCGCGCAGGAAGGCGCGCCGCAATCTATCAAGCGCCAACTGCGCGCCACGCTGACGGATTTCGGCGCGATCTCCGGGGATCACCGCCCGAATCGCATGGACGTCCCCTGCCACATCGACGGCAATCCAGACCGTGCCCACGGGCTTTTCCGGGCTCCCGCCGGACGGACCGGCGATACCCGTGATCCCGATACCGATAGTCGTGCCGAATTTGACGCGCACACCGCTGGCCATGGCGCGGGCCACCGGTTCACTGACCGCCCCTTCGGCCACCAATACGTCAGACGGCACCCCCAATTCTCGGGTCTTCACCTCGTTGGCATAGGCAATGACTCCGCCCTGCACCACGGCGCTCGACCCCGGAATTGCGGTGAGACGCGCGCCCAACAATCCACCCGTGCAACTCTCGGCGACGGCAATGGTCTCGTGTCGCTCGATGCACTCGGCGATCATCAGTGCCGCCAGATCGACGTCGCCTTCACCGTACACGAAGCGTCCCACGATCTCGCGCAACTTCGTCGCCGCGACGGCCAGACGTCGGTCGGTTTCCTCGGCCGGATAGGCGGTGGAGGTCAGTCGCAAATCGACCCCCTCGACACCGGGCAGGAAGGCAAGGGAGAATCCGTCCACACCGCGACCGAGTTCTCCCAGCTTGTCGGCAATGGCCGATTCGGAAATGCTGGCGGTGCGCAGCGTCAGCGATCGGACTACGGCGCCGCCGGAGGTGACCCGATCGCGAATACGCGGCAACAGGGTGTCCGCCAACATGCCACGCATTTCGCGCGGGACTCCCGGAAGCATGGCCACCCACCGGTTGCGTGAATCCTCCAACCAGATGCCCGGCGCGGAACCGTGCTTGTTGCCGAGAATGGTGGCGCGCTCGGGCACCATGGCCTGCTGCCGGTTGCTGTCGGGCATTTCGACGCCAAAGCGCTTGAGCCACCGCTGCTGGAGATTCTCGAGAATGGACTGATCGAGCACCATGCCGCGCCCGAAGATCTCGGCGATGGCGGGCTTGGTGCGGTCGTCAGCCGTGGGGCCGAGGCCGCCGGTGGTGATGACCGCGCCGGTGCGCTCCAGGGCCTCGCGAATGGCCGTGGTGATGCCACCGGGCTCGTCGCCAACGGTGGTGCGGCGGGCGATGCGAATACCCAACGCCGCGAGTTCACGGGCGAGGTGCGCGGCGTTCGTGTCGATGGTGAAGCCGAGCAGGAGTTCGTCGCCGATGGTGACGATTTCGATGTTCATGCGGGAAGATTACACCGCTGCATCGCGGTGTGGCTTGCTATCCGGCGGACAGCGAGCCCCACAGCACCCGCGAGCCATATCGCCGCATATACAAGAACAAGGTCCACAACGTCAGTCCGACGGCGCCGGTCATGGCCAGCACGCCAACGGCCCCGTTGAAGTAGGCCCAGCCGCGCCAGAGCGACTCATTCTGCCATCCTTGCCGAGCGGCCAGGGTGGCGGCAAAGAACCAGAAGTACGCGGCTCCCATCCAGATGCCCTGGAACGCGGTCTTCCACTTGGCCGGTCCAATGGCGGAAATGACAAGGCCACGACGGACGGCCACCTGCCGGAACACCGTCATGAATGCTTCACGCCCCAAGACCACGAGCACGATCCAGAGCGGCAGGGAAATGCGCCCGAAGGGCGTGACAAACAGGAACGGCGAGGTGTCGGGCATCCCCCCTTCGGTTACGACAAAGGCGTAGTGGCGTTGGAGGAAATACATGGGAACGAGCGTGGCCAACAGCAACAGCTTGTCGGCCAGCGGATCCAGCAACCGGCCCATGTCGGTCACCAGGTTGCGGCGGCGGGCAAAATGGCCGTCCCAGTAGTCGCTCACGGCCGCGACCAGAAAGAGCGTGAAGGCGATGAGTCTGGCCGTCCACGACGTCGTGAACGGCAGCCAGGCAATCAACGGCGTCAGGGCGATGCGTCCGACGGTGATCGCGTTGGGCAGGTTCACGTGGACACGACTCCGGTGGGAGGACGGTGAACTCAGGTCAGGCGAGCGTCTTGAGGACCAGTTTGGACACGGCTTTCAGGGTATCGAACACGCCGTCACCGGTAACACCCACCGCCTCAAAGTACGGCGCTCGCTCAACCCACTCACCGGTGGGCAACTGCGTCACCAGAAGTTCGCCAGCGCGGAAGGGATCCGCCAGTGGACGCATCCGGGCCGGATCGGTGACTTCCCACCCCGGATTGAGCATTTCCTGCAGTTCGGCCACCGGCGCCGCGTTGGGCAAATCACGCTTGTTGTACTGCACGATGAACGGCATGCGCGTCAGGTCATACCCGTACGCCGCCATGTTGTCGTACAGATTCTGCATCGATTCGATATTGGCCTCGGCACGATCTGCCTGCGAATCGGCCACGAACACGACCCCGTCGACGCCTTTGAGAATGAGCTTCCGGCTGGCGTTGTAGTACACCTGTCCGGGGACGGTGTAGAGATGGAAGCGCGTGCGGAATCCGCGAATCGTCCCCAGATCGACCGGGAGGAAATCGAAGAACAGTGTGCGTTCGGTTTCGGTGGCCAGGGAAATCAGCTTGCCGCGCGTGCTGGGCGAGACCTTGCCGTAGACGTATTCGAGATTCGTCGTCTTGCCGCCAAGTCCCGGACCGTAATACACGATCTTGCAGTTGATCTCACGGGACGCATAGTTGATCATCGACATCGTGTACGTCCGTTACTGAAAGAGCCGATCGATCTCGTCTTCCGCCCCGGCGAGGAATCCCGGCGGCGCCGAATGTTCCGAGCTGGCGCGCGAGAAGACGCCTTCGAAGATGCGGGTGAGTTCGTCCACCGCCGCCTTCATGCGCAAGCGCACCAGGCCAAGGGTGGTGCGGTTGTCGAATAACACGACCAGGATGACGCGACGCGCAATGTCGGCCAGATACATCGACTCGCGTTCGCCCTGATGGAACAGCACGTTGAAATCGCTTTCGCCGATGAGCCGCGCCAACTGGTCGTTGGCGCTGAAGTCGGCCGCCGTCAGCGTGGCAAACGCGGTGGCGTCGAAGTTGGGTGGCTCACCCACCGTGGCCACCAACTGGCCACTGCGATCAACGAGGAGCGCGCAGCGCGCTTTCGCGTCGTAGAGGAAGCGCTGCAGCGTAATCGTGATGGCCCCGAAGTCGTCCTCGGTAAACGACCAGGTGGCGGCGCCGACAGGCATGAACGTGGGGACGAGGGACTGAGGCACCCGTGTCCGGCGCGCGGTGTCACGCGGCTGGCACGCGGGGGGATTCTACGAACGTAACAGCCGTTCGGTCCGGCGCAGAACCCCTCGGGCCCTGCGGCGCAGTAACGGCAACGGCTCCCAGCGCAAATAGTCGCGAAGGAGTCGCGCACTATCAACGCTTGGATGCGCCCGAAGGTAACCGAGCGCGGCCAGCCGGCGGCGGGGGCTGGCATGGAAGAGCGACTGACGGTGGCTGGACTGCTGCTGGGTCCAGGTGGCAAAGCCGGCCACGAGGCCTGCCGCCACCCCCAGCACGACCACGCCGAGGTCGCCCCAGCCCACCCTCGGCCCGGACCGTACGCGCCGCACCCACGGCCGATCGTGCGGCATCGTCAGGGCATCTCCCGACGGGCCGAGAGGGCCTGGGCGATCGTCACGCCATCGGCATACTCGAGATCTCCCCCCACCGGCAGACCCCGGGCGATGCGGGTGATGCGCACCTCGTAGGTCTCCAGTTGTCGCTGGAGGTAGAGGGCGGTGGCCTCCCCTTCCAGCGACGGGTTGGTGGCCAGGATCACCTCGCGAATCCCCTCAGGGACCATTCGCGCCATCAGGGCGCCGATGGCCAGGTCACCCGGACCGACTCCGTCCAGCGGCGACAGCCGACCACCCAGCACATGATACACGCCGCGGAATTCGCTGGAGCGCTCGATCGACGCAATGTCCGAGGCCTCTTCGACCACGCACATGAGCTGCCCATCGCGCCGGGGATCGGCGCAGATGGCGCACAGCGGCGATTCGGTGAGGTTGCGACACCGCTCGCAGGTCCGCACCCGCTCGATGAGCGAGACCAGCGATTCGGCCAGTCGCCGACTCTGGTCGGGAGGCTGACGCAGCAAATGAAAGACCAGACGCTGCGCCGTCTTGCGGCCAATGCCGGGAAGCCGCGCGAGTTCGCCGGTGAGTTCGTCGATAACCGACACGAGAGACGTCCCGCGCTGACTTAGAAGGGCAGCTTGAACGGCAGGTCCACGCCGCCGGTCACCTTGCCCATCTCGGCCTGCATGGCGTCGGCCGCTTTTTTCTGCGCTTCCGCGGAGGCGACGACAATGAGGTCTTCCAACATTTCGATGTCATCGGGGTTCAC carries:
- a CDS encoding dicarboxylate/amino acid:cation symporter, whose product is MNGVLSRTSPFRSQAVQVSMGLALGLAFGMLLAQDLLPPAMATRIVAMLEPVGTAWINAVRMTVIPLVVPLLIIGVAGADDTRHTGAVGARAFAWFLALLFVCAVFSALVSPWLFQWLSLDPDATTRLRESANIDLPPADALSVRSWVLSLIPLNPVRAASDGALLPMVLFTLLYAFALGRIAPEARATQVAFFKGMADAMLVVVRWILAIGWLGIFALAVALGQKLGASAIGAIGFYVAVLIALHLISTVGLYVLIGVTRRVPLALFTRALLPGQVVGFGARSSLAALPALVKGATDVLKLPTTATGFVLPLGVSVFKLTSALYWVVGALFIAKLYGIVLPASSIALVAASSVVLSFSTPGIPSGGMLLQAPLYTAIGLPVEGIGIMIALDTIPDMFKTLLNVTADMAVAVMTTGMQYQVPSTKY
- a CDS encoding J domain-containing protein; this translates as MANSKDFYAVLGVASSATADEIKKQYRRLAKKYHPDANQNDPKATERFKEISEAYNVLGDVEQRKQYDDMRRLGAFSGMGSRPSSSRPSGFGTTGPGQSGAGTFSEFDVGGIGGLGDLFSSMFGGGAAGARSRTRTPERGQTVEKTVEVPFRVAAVGGKVPVELEVNEECVTCRGSGAAPGAQLKACAECSGRGVISFGQGSFAVNRPCPVCMGRGQIASERCPTCNGASEVRVKRKVLIAVPAGAESGTKVRMKGQGGKGASGGQAGDLVITFEVLSDRFYRRDGLDLVATVPINIAQATLGSRVSVKTLDGKKVALRIPMGTSSGKRFRVAGQGIEKEGRKGDLLVEITITVPETLSEAQEKAMREFAESAGMKF
- a CDS encoding nucleotide exchange factor GrpE translates to MTDPTDSMTDDQSDAQSAQGAAAVDGDAIVSPEQREIQTLNDRYLRLAAEYDNFRRRAVKERQESGWRAQGELVRGILDAIDDITRFAHVDPATVDAKTVVDGVLMVERKLFKSLSGHGFETIDPTGHPFDPAQHEAVSTAPAFTADEDGVVAATFQVGYIINGHVLRPARVVVKQWTGTAPLMS
- a CDS encoding competence/damage-inducible protein A, whose amino-acid sequence is MNIEIVTIGDELLLGFTIDTNAAHLARELAALGIRIARRTTVGDEPGGITTAIREALERTGAVITTGGLGPTADDRTKPAIAEIFGRGMVLDQSILENLQQRWLKRFGVEMPDSNRQQAMVPERATILGNKHGSAPGIWLEDSRNRWVAMLPGVPREMRGMLADTLLPRIRDRVTSGGAVVRSLTLRTASISESAIADKLGELGRGVDGFSLAFLPGVEGVDLRLTSTAYPAEETDRRLAVAATKLREIVGRFVYGEGDVDLAALMIAECIERHETIAVAESCTGGLLGARLTAIPGSSAVVQGGVIAYANEVKTRELGVPSDVLVAEGAVSEPVARAMASGVRVKFGTTIGIGITGIAGPSGGSPEKPVGTVWIAVDVAGDVHAIRAVIPGDRAEIRQRGAQLALDRLRRAFLRDAASEGWTVRA
- a CDS encoding CDP-alcohol phosphatidyltransferase family protein, encoding MNLPNAITVGRIALTPLIAWLPFTTSWTARLIAFTLFLVAAVSDYWDGHFARRRNLVTDMGRLLDPLADKLLLLATLVPMYFLQRHYAFVVTEGGMPDTSPFLFVTPFGRISLPLWIVLVVLGREAFMTVFRQVAVRRGLVISAIGPAKWKTAFQGIWMGAAYFWFFAATLAARQGWQNESLWRGWAYFNGAVGVLAMTGAVGLTLWTLFLYMRRYGSRVLWGSLSAG
- a CDS encoding gliding-motility protein MglA → MSMINYASREINCKIVYYGPGLGGKTTNLEYVYGKVSPSTRGKLISLATETERTLFFDFLPVDLGTIRGFRTRFHLYTVPGQVYYNASRKLILKGVDGVVFVADSQADRAEANIESMQNLYDNMAAYGYDLTRMPFIVQYNKRDLPNAAPVAELQEMLNPGWEVTDPARMRPLADPFRAGELLVTQLPTGEWVERAPYFEAVGVTGDGVFDTLKAVSKLVLKTLA
- a CDS encoding roadblock/LC7 domain-containing protein translates to MPVGAATWSFTEDDFGAITITLQRFLYDAKARCALLVDRSGQLVATVGEPPNFDATAFATLTAADFSANDQLARLIGESDFNVLFHQGERESMYLADIARRVILVVLFDNRTTLGLVRLRMKAAVDELTRIFEGVFSRASSEHSAPPGFLAGAEDEIDRLFQ
- the recR gene encoding recombination protein RecR, which codes for MSVIDELTGELARLPGIGRKTAQRLVFHLLRQPPDQSRRLAESLVSLIERVRTCERCRNLTESPLCAICADPRRDGQLMCVVEEASDIASIERSSEFRGVYHVLGGRLSPLDGVGPGDLAIGALMARMVPEGIREVILATNPSLEGEATALYLQRQLETYEVRITRIARGLPVGGDLEYADGVTIAQALSARREMP